The Cryptococcus neoformans var. neoformans B-3501A chromosome 4, whole genome shotgun sequence genome has a window encoding:
- a CDS encoding hypothetical protein (Match to ESTs gb|CF191885.1|CF191885, gb|CF191551.1|CF191551, gb|CF187040.1|CF187040; HMMPfam hit to Glutaredoxin, Glutaredoxin, score: 79.4, E(): 9.2e-21), which yields MSFTALHRLSTLSTHIIRAPISTRYFATTQTAKIGSSISTPNMTADVKSLVDKAIADNKVVVFSKTYCPYCKRAKSYLAEDTKDIEILELDEREDGAAIQAYLKELNGQGTVPHVYINKEFIGGSSDLLKLSHEQVKQKISAAASA from the exons ATGTCTTTTActgctcttcatcgtctctCAACACTCTCAACCCACATTATCAGAGCACCCATTTCTACTAGGTATTTCGCTACTACCCAAACCGCCAAGATAGGATCATCCATTTCAACTCCCAACATGACCGCCGACGTTAAATCTTTGGTCGACAAGGCCATCGCCGATAACAAGGTCGTCGTATTTTCCAAGACCTACTGCCCT TACTGCAAGCGGGCCAAATCTTACCTCGCTGAGGACACTAAGGACATCGAGATCCTTGA GCTCGACGAGCGTGAGGACGGCG CTGCCATCCAGGCTTACCTCAAGGAACTCAACGGCCAAGGCACTGTTCCCCATGTCTACATCAACAAGGAGTTCATCGGCGGTTCCAGCGACCTCCTCAAACTCTCCCACGAGCAGGTCAAGCAGAAGATCTCTGCTGCCGCGTCCGCTTAG
- a CDS encoding hypothetical protein (Match to ESTs gb|CF188011.1|CF188011, gb|CF188010.1|CF188010) — MNVSLISKPLPTRTRFARADRPKGIVEPDLDLSNIPCLISDHLVVPHDADATLIDPEVCRIQPQKLSKPISQSSNRTDQSRLFSATPDPPRPALRARKEVFSVAWSGYGRCLEPSSPITSTAPAAGKTWRYTLPSEAIYHQVVNEMGNDEVKRQEIIWEMCETEQGFVDSMKMVMKLFASPLKTPHGKWIDGIPDQICSLFDSLQSIVNVHASLVKSQQSLKHNHIIDIFTFIGVFRAWVDQLSIHESFLLKFESVTRLIDENVKDPLSVFGEFVRMQMKAGVLGSMSLPSMLLKPVQRLTKYPLFLKGLLDATPSSHPAQSCALSLLTKTESMISSVQAAKVREEDYQSLQVLESRILGLPEGFVLAMKGRKLLGHGRVASAVFGKDGPPPNDAGIIHSRARAGSVHSLRSTRTSGYSTISSSTLSTSGLFTSFDFSASQAGSSRTSAFSVSSFGSSFHSPSRSNSISTCQPSHPSQTLSRPPSVPSMFSIPRPSSSASMRSSKIRKKEDVSIMLVFDDIVVLGQMEKGVAVYGKRRDKRLRVIEGGVGRVLEVKNLTGWGGYDDLLCLTLDPVYSDDAHSPITHFLTTPGTQKITSSSFLRSKSAPLQVDLNTPTIVTFNGFLEILCQGLEVGVAVDAPADGEEEEVLEV, encoded by the exons ATGAACGtctccctcatctccaaaccACTTCCTACGCGCACCCGTTTTGCAAGAGCAGATCGGCCAAAGGGTATTGTCGAGCCGGATCTCGACTTATCCAACATTCCATGTCTGATATCGGATCATCTCGTTGTTCCTCACGACGCAGATGCAACCCTTATCGACCCTGAAGTTTGCCGGATCCAACCCCAGAAACTTTCCAAGCCCATTAGTCAAAGTTCGAATAGGACAGACCAGTCGAGATTGTTTTCGGCTACGCCAGACCCCCCTCGTCCAGCGTTGAGAGCTAGAAAAGAGGTTTTTAGCGTAGCCTGGTCAGGCTATGGTCGATGCTTGGAACCCTCTTCACCTATCACCTCTACTGCTCCAGCGGCAGGCAAGACATGGCGTTATACCCTACCTTCAGAAGCCATTTATCATCAAGTGGTGAATGAGATGGGAAATGATGAAGTGAAAAGGCAGGAGATTATTTGGGAAATGTGTGAGACAGAACAAGGGTTTGTGGACTCTATGAAGATGGTAATGAAGTTGTTCGCTTCGCCATTGAAGACGCCACATGGGAAATGGATCGACGGGATACCCGATCAAATTTGCAGCCTTTTCGACTCTCTTCAATCGATCGTCAACGTGCACGCATCTCTCGTCAAGTCTCAGCAATCACTCAAGCACAACCATATCATTGATATTTTTACCTTTATTGGTGTATTCAGAGCTTGGGTAGATCAGCTGAGTATTCATGAGTCTTTCCTCCTAAAGTTTGAAAGTGTCACCCGTTTGATTGACGAGAATGTGAAAGACCCACTGAGCGTCTTTGGGGAGTTTGTAAGAATGCAAATGAAGGCAGGGGTATTGGGGTCAATGAGCTTGCCAAGCATGCTGTTGAAACCTGTGCAAAGGCTGACGAAGTATCCCTTGTTTCTAAAA GGTTTATTGGACGCCACCCCTAGCAGCCACCCTGCTCAATCTTGTGCTCTTTCATTACTCACCAAGACCGAGTCCATGATCTCATCTGTCCAAGCAGCCAAAGTTCGCGAAGAGGATTATCAATCCCTACAAGTCCTCGAATCTCGAATACTGGGATTACCTGAAGGGTTCGTACTAGCAATGAAAGGGCGGAAGCTTTTGGGCCACGGTCGCGTTGCCAGTGCTGTTTTTGGCAAAGATGGTCCTCCTCCTAATGATGCCGGTATTATCCATAGCAGAGCACGTGCGGGCAGTGTGCACTCTCTTCGATCCACTCGGACTTCAGGCTATTCCACAATCTCATCCTCGACTCTATCAACCTCTGGTCTTTTCACTTCTTTTGATTTTTCTGCCTCTCAAGCAGGTTCCTCCAGgacttccgctttttcagtttcttcttttgggTCTTCCTTTCACTCTCCTTCGAGATCCAACTCCATCTCTACCTGTCAGCCCTCACATCCGTCTCAAACTCTctctcgccctccttcCGTCCCATCAATGTTTTCCATACCTAGACCTAGTTCATCAGCTTCTATGAGAAGTAGTAAGATTCgtaagaaggaagatgtgTCGATCATGCTGGTTTTTGACGATATCGTCGTTCTCGGTcagatggagaagggtgTTGCTGTCTACGGtaaaagaagagacaagAGGTTGAGGGTGATTGAGGGAGGCGTGGGGAGGGTGCTGGAAGTCAAGAACCTCACAGGTTGGGGTG GCTATGACGATCTTCTCTGTCTTACCTTGGATCCCGTCTATTCGGATGACGCCCATAGTCCTATTACGCACTTCTTAACTACGCCTGGTACACAGAAGATTACCTCGAGTTCTTTTTTACGCTCTAAATCTGCACCATTACAAGTCGATTTGAATACGCCCACTATCGTAACTTTCAACGGATTCCTGGAAATTCTTTGCCAAGGTTTGGAGGTCGGTGTAGCTGTTGACGCGCCCGCAGacggcgaggaagaggaggtgtTGGAAGTGTGA
- a CDS encoding hypothetical protein (HMMPfam hit to FAD_binding_1, FAD binding domain, score: 233.8, E(): 3e-67; HMMPfam hit to Flavodoxin_1, Flavodoxin, score: 148.9, E(): 1.1e-41; HMMPfam hit to NAD_binding_1, Oxidoreductase NAD-binding domain, score: 130.5, E(): 3.9e-36) gives MLSAIDIVIITLTIALPLLFFFRESLPFIGGKTRAAAPHAAIANKASVDEGDPSDFVGKMTRANKRCVIFYGSQTGTAEEYAIRLAKEAKSRYGLSSLVCDPEEYDMNMLDQVPEDACVIFVMATYGEGEPTDNANAMMELLQEPEPEFSQGGSTLENLNYVIFGLGNRTYEFYNEVAKKLDKRLTELGAKRIGERGEGDDDKSMEEDYLAWKDPMWTAFAERMGVEEGGAGDVPDFVVKELHDHSPEKVYHGELSSRALLASASGTNTPVGAYGVKNPYPAPVLSSKELFSVGGDRNCIHIEFDITGTGMTYQHGDHVGIWPSNSDVEVDRMLAVLGLAASGRRQAIVDIESLDPALAKVPFPTPATYDAIFRHYLDISAVASRQTIAFLARYAPSEAAREKLTRWGTDKEAYANEIDGPALKLAEVLQSASSDSVEPPFESQTVWPIPFDRIVSSVPRLQPRYYSISSSSKLHPNAIHVTAVVLKYQPTVSPPHHHEPRWVFGLSTNFILNVKMAHSGENTPVEGDVSHVSMKKVPSYKLSGPRGHYVKENVYKVPIHVRRSTFRLPTSPKVPIIMIGPGTGVAPFRGFVQERIALARKAIDKNGPDALKDWAPMYLFYGCRRADEDFLYREEWPKYEQELKGVFRMKVAFSREMKKPDGGKVYVQDLIHDLASELAPLILEKRAYIYICGDAKTMSKAVEERLMEMLGAAKGGSAAVEGAKELKMLKERNRLMSDVWS, from the exons ATGTTGAGCGCGATAGACATTGTGATCATTACGCTCACAATCGcgctccccctcctcttcttcttccgcgaGTCGCTCCCTTTCATCGGGGGAAAAACTCGAGCCGCCGCTCCTCATGCAGCCATAGCAAACAAGGCTAGTGTCGACGAGGGAGACCCTAGTGACTTTGTTGGAAAGATGACAAGAGCT AACAAGCGCTGTGTCATTTTCTATGGTTCTCAAACTGGTACTGCTGAAGAATACGCTATCCGTCTCGCCAAGGAAGCCAAATCCCGTTATGGTCTTTCGTCCCTTGTCTGCGATCCTGAAGAGTACGACATGAACATGCTTGACCAGGTTCCTGAGGACGCCTGTGTCATCTTTGTTATGGCGACGTACGGCGAAGGTGAACCCACAGACAATGCCAATGCCATGATGGAACTTCTTCAAGAACCCGAACCCGAATTCTCCCAGGGCGGCAGCACCCTTGAAAACCTGAACTACGTCATCTTTGGTCTCGGAAACAGGACGTACGAGTTTTACAATGAAGTTGCCAAAAAGCTGGACAAAAGGTTGACCGAGCTCGGCGCAAAGAGAATTGGAGAGCGCGGcgaaggtgatgatgacaagAGCATGGAGGAGGACTATTTGGCTTGGAAAGACCCAATGTGGACGGCCTTTGCTGAGAGAATGGGtgtggaggaaggcggCGCTGGTGATGTTCCCGACTTCGTGGTCAAGGAATTGCATGATCACAGCCCAGAAAAAGTTTATCACGGCGAACTATCTTCTCGAGCACTTCTTGCCTCGGCTAGCGGGACCAACACACCTGTTGGAGCGTACGGCGTAAAAAATCCTTACCCTGCCCCTGTTCTCTCGTCCAAAGAGCTATTCTCTGTTGGCGGCGACAGGAACTGCATTCACATCGAGTTTGATATTACTGGCACTGGTATGACCTATCAACATGGTGACCATGTTGGTATCTGGCCTTCCAACTCTGACGTTGAAGTTGACCGTATGTTGGCTGTCCTTGGTCTTGCCGCATCTGGCCGTCGTCAGGCTATTGTTGATATTGAGTCCCTCGACCCCGCCCTCGCCAAGGTGCCTTTTCCTACTCCTGCTACTTACGATGCTATTTTCCGTCACTACCTCGACATCTCTGCTGTTGCTTCCCGTCAAACCATCGCGTTTCTCGCTCGATACGCTCCTTCCGAGGCAGCTCGTGAGAAGCTCACTAGATGGGGTACTGACAAGGAGGCATACGCCAATGAGATAGACGGTCCGGCTCTCAAACTTGCCGAAGTTCTCCAGTCTGCCTCCAGCGACTCTGTTGAACCCCCTTTCGAGTCACAAACCGTTTGGCCTATCCCCTTTGATCGCATTGTGTCTTCAGTCCCTCGTCTTCAGCCTCGCTACTACtcgatctcttcttcttcaaaactTCACCCTAATGCCATCCACGTTACCGCGGTTGTACTCAAGTACCAGCCTACAGTTAGCCCGCCTCACCACCACGAGCCTCGATGGGTGTTTGGCTTGTCTACCAACTTCATTCTCAATGTTAAGATGGCTCACTCTGGCGAGAACACCCCAGTTGAGGGCGATGTCTCTCATGTCTccatgaagaaggtgcCATCGTACAAGCTTTCTGGTCCCCGAGGTCATTATGTAAAGGAAAATGTTTACAAAGTGCCCATTCACGTGAGGCGAAGCACCTTTAGGCTCCCTACTTCTCCCAAGGTGCCAATCATCATGATTGGTCCCGGTACT GGTGTTGCTCCGTTCCGCGGCTTTGTACAAGAACGCATTGCTCTCGCTCGAAAGGCGATTGACAAAAACGGTCCCGACGCTCTCAAGGATTGGGCCCCAATGTACCTTTTCTACGGGTGTCGCCGAGCCGACGAGGATTTCCTGTATCGCGAAGAGTGGCCTAAGTATGAGCAAGAACTGAAGGGTGTTTTCAGGATGAAAGTGGCGTTTtcaagagagatgaagaagcccGATGGGG GCAAGGTATACGTGCAAGATCTTATCCACGACCTTGCTTCCGAGCTCGCTCCGCTTATTTTGGAGAAGCGTGCTTACATCTACATCTGCGGTGACGCAAAGACCATGTCCAAAGCTGTGGAAGAAAGACTGATGGAGATGTTGGGTGCGGCGAAGGGTGGCAGTGCGGCCGTGGAAGGTGCCAAAGAGTTAAAGATgctgaaggagaggaac AGGTTGATGAGCGATGTCTGGAGTTAG
- a CDS encoding hypothetical protein (HMMPfam hit to Nucleoporin, Non-repetitive/WGA-negative nucleoporin, score: 209.2, E(): 7.6e-60) — MLSSLPSLSRLSHIADSSHSQQANQYSTQIMPSSNQVQPYLSGQVGVPVQQGVYPQLPGTQPYPQTPYNPYGGTAPGMGTVGAPISQNQALSQPFAPGSGAVGQPYPSQPVAQWNRYITPLQAPQSLESVSKDEDPIYGPLGRASGKVERGLRGDVDISADLEEKLGPSAQIQDPYAAPPSASAAYKCCSVTKRTPLPDALHQELNFKHLTAKMGLFEEIERAWFTVDNKLFLWDYGDGRDFSRYDEQTDTIQAVGLVKARKDVFVDDITHVLVICTSTKATLLGLSRSLTSREILLYHTNLTVDTPTVMVDIKGTDEGRVFVLGANKDLYELDYSSDSSWLFGSSTSVRLKNRTSGGVSNWVPSVVASKVKAGIESFAVDSQQKRLYTLHTGGEIEFYDVSANRFDLRSKYNRLKHDLNRDPRGGAVTIVSISAIGGHESKRACLVAIASNGVRAYFVSTPSFYPIILRAPPPLQLGLSVSDQSIYTSGTFIAVQYDPNAPLTQTHLTFAIPQSGRQSALRENYETLEPPVFQEWTATEIVPSQVWAIVELSDANPKNSPASLRRSDGLALSALPRQAEAGPRGFLVLAASGLFWVDQPRPVDILKANLEIEKDVAVNTIRMTFGKTQLAAMALLLGSTPETKHPDLISSLSTILLTSGEPVVKDSTGGKTITYSSRHDGLALAIARYLRPIWSAKVTLPLVGGKQILGIKETVLSKVQANLESLRRYLEEHPFQSYQVEGEAKIAWAQEEMSLHGLNILLKQAVEAISFVLLLSDYKITDIVAKCDPVTQSALASLTFESLITSLDGRAVARKLVTALIEQQIGQELGIDTLSEILQQRCGTFIQPGDVVQYKAEESMRRAEATRDPLEKTESLAESLRLFIRAAGSIPIPRLQEVSERYRTLNYTLGAIELALRTASDLDPHKKAIDFVRDGEHPADPRKALFEARKECYAEVIKALKVADDRLDKAVAEGDAATATQNRNEAYALAIASDDELFHFYLYDWQVERGLQEQLLEFDTPFIEDYLKITISNVEDRRDLLWKFYARREQYLPAAEALSSLATRPSPMPLHDRLYYLAQALTSAKSAASLGSEDVEFTSRLQEQIDVAQVQMEVARAVEVHPEMTGEEKLEVLASLNDGLLQLDELYQNYARPFRLYEPILLILKTADTRVDDVCEAVWRQLLGSAGKIGGAAGVSEVVKSLGRRYFPSEAAPMDIMIPVVYAEAAGYPGSPGWASTTLLDAGVPLRDLWEAVTGLYENSDDEEREFYAEQISILAQRWMSQMDEIPAAEIERFASAYILRTNGASDDSTRAIRDKLLAAKQAAVKY, encoded by the exons ATGTTGtcctctctcccttctctaTCTCGTCTTAGCCACATCGCCGATTCTTCCCATAGCCAGCAGGCCAACCAATATTCCACTCAGATCATGCCCTCTTCAAACCAGGTCCAGCCCTATCTCTCCGGACAAGTTGGCGTGCCTGTTCAGCAGGGAGTTTATCCTCAATTACCCGGTACTCAGCCTTACCCTCAAACACCGTACAACCCTTATGGCGGCACTGCACCTGGTATGGGCACAGTTGGAGCCCCAATCTCCCAGAACCAAGCTTTATCTCAGCCTTTTGCGCCTGGTTCTGGAGCCGTTGGACAGCCATACCCATCTCAGCCCGTCGCTCAGTGGAACCGGTATATCACCCCTCTGCAAGCGCCCCAGTCTCTTGAGAGTGTATCCAAGGACGAGGATCCTATCTATGGACCATTGGGAAGAGCTAGTGGGAAAGTTGAGAGAGGTTTGAGGGGCGATGTGGATATCAGTGCCgatttggaagagaagCTTGGTCCTAGCGCGC AAATCCAGGACCCTTACGCTGCTCCCCCTAGTGCTTCCGCGGCATACAAATGCTGCTCTGTCACCAAGCGCACTCCTCTCCCAGACGCTTTGCATCAAGAGCTCAACT TTAAACATTTGACTGCTAAGATGGGACTTtttgaagagattgagagagCATGGTTCACGGTTGACAACAAGTTGTTCTTATGGGACTACGGAGATGG TCGCGACTTCAGCCGCTATGACGAGCAAACGGATACCATCCAGGCCGTAGGCCTTGTCAAGGCCCGAAAAG ACGTTTTCGTGGATGATATTACCCATGTTCTTGTCATCTGTACTTCCACTAAAGCCACCCTTCTCGGTCTCTCACGGTCCCTGACATCTCGCGAGATCCTTCTGTATCACACCAATCTTACCGTTGATACTCCTACAGTGATGGTGGACATCAAGGGTACCGATGAGGGGAGGGTCTTCGTGCTTGGAGCTAACAAGGATCTCTATGAGCTTGACTACTCTTCTGACAGCTCATGGCTGTTTGGAAGTTCGACAAGTGTCAGACTGAAGAATAGGACCAGTGGAGGTGTGAGCAACTGGGTTCCAAGTGTTGTTGCGTCGAAAG TGAAAGCTGGTATTGAATCATTTGCGGTGGATTCCCAGCAAAAGCGTCTCTACACTCTCCACACTGGTGGAGAGATTGAATTCTACGATGTCTCTGCAAACCGATTCGATCTTCGTTCCAAGTACAACAGATTGAAGCACGATCTGAACCGGGATCCCAGGGGCGGCGCCGTCACTATTGTTAGCATCTCTGCCATTGGTGGTCATGAAAGCAAAAGAGCCTGTCTAGTTGCCATCGCATCGAATG GTGTTCGAGCCTATTTTGTATCTACACCCTCTTTTTACCCCATCATCTTGCGGgcccctccacctcttcaaCTTGGGCTTTCTGTATCTGACCAATCCATCTACACCTCTGGCACTTTTATCGCCGTGCAGTATGACCCCAACGCGCCTCTTACCCAGACTCACCTCACTTTTGCCATCCCTCAGTCCGGTCGACAATCAGCATTACGGGAGAACTATGAGACCCTTGAGCCTCCCGTGTTCCAAGAGTGGACTGCCACTGAGATCGTGCCTAGCCAAGTTTGGGCTATTGTAGAGTTGAGCGATGCGAACCCTAAGAACTCACCTGCCAGTTTGCGACGCTCAGATGGCCTTGCTCTGAGTGCTTTGCCGAGGCAGGCTGAAGCCGGCCCTAGAGGGTTCCTGGTGCTTGCAGCTAGCGGATTGTTCTGGGTCGATCAGCCCAGGCCAGTCGATATCTTGAAGGCGAACTTGGAAATTGAGAAGGATGTAGCTGTTAACACCATCCGTATGAC GTTTGGAAAGACTCAGCTTGCTGCCATGGCTTTGCTGCTTGGTTCCACCCCCGAAACCAAGCATCCCGATCTTATTTCATCCCTTTCTACCATACTTCTTACATCTGGCGAACCCGTAGTCAAGGACAGTACTGGAGGCAAGACCATAACCTATTCTTCCCGACATGACGGTTTGGCCTTGGCTATAGCTAGATACCTCAGACCCATCTGGAGCGCCAAGGTGACGTTGCCTCTTGTGGGAGGAAAACAGATTTTGGGGATTAAGGAAACCGTCTTGAGCAAGGTTCAAGCTAATTTGGAGAGCTTGAGACGATATCTTGAAGA GCACCCTTTCCAGAGCTACCAAGTCGAAGGCGAAGCCAAGATCGCTTGGgcccaagaagaaatgTCTCTCCACGGTCTTAATATCTTGCTTAAGCAGGCTGTTGAGGCGATTTCCTTCGTTCTGCTATTATCGGACTACAAGATTACTGACATCGTGGCCAA ATGTGATCCTGTTACTCAATCGGCATTGGCAAGTTTGACCTTTGAGTCTCTTATCACTAGCTTAGACGGAAGGGCTGTTGCGCGAAAGCTTGTGACAGCTTTGATTGAGCAGCAAATCGGCCAAGAGCTAGGC ATTGACACCTTGAGCGAAATCCTTCAGCAGCGGTGTGGAACCTTTATTCAACCCGGCGATGTCGTTCAGTACAAGGCGGAGGAGTCAATGCGACGTGCTGAAGCGACTCGCGACCCACTCGAAAAGACAGAGAGTCTTGCAGAGTCATTGCGCCTCTTTATCAGAGCTGCGGGAAGCATACCTATTCCTCGACTGCAAGAAGTGTCTGAGAGATACAGGACTCTCAACTATACTCTCG GCGCCATCGAACTTGCACTCCGCACTGCCAGTGATCTTGACCCTCATAAGAAGGCCATCGACTTCGTGCGCGACGGCGAGCACCCTGCTGACCCTAGAAAGGCGCTGTTTGAGGCGCGAAAGGAGTGCTACGCTGAGGTCATCAAGGCTTTGAAGGTGGCGGACGATCGATTGGATAAGGCAGTAGCGGAGGGTGACGCGGCTACTGCTACTCAAAATAGAAACGAAGCGTACGCTCTTGCTATAGCATCGGACGACGAACTTTTCCATTTCTACTTGTATGACTGGCAAGTGGAACGAGGTCTTCAAGAACAACTCCTTGAG TTCGATACACCCTTCATTGAAGATTACCTCAAGATCACCATCAGTAACGTTGAAGACAGGAGAGACTTGCTGTGGAAGTTCTATGCCCGACGAGAGCAGTACTTACCTGCCGCCGAGGCGCTCTCAAGTCTTGCTACCCGTCCAAG CCCTATGCCTCTTCACGACCGCCTTTATTACCTTGCCCAAGCGCTCACGTCTGCCAAGTCCGCCGCTTCGTTAGGTTCAGAAGATGTAGAGTTCACAAGCCGTCTTCAAGAGCAAATTGACGTCGCTCAAGTCCAGATGGAAGTGGCACGTGCAGTTGAGGTGCATCCTGAGATGACTGGCGAGGAGAAGCTAGAAGTCTTAGCGAGTCTGAACGATGGGCTGTTGCAGCTTGATGAA CTGTACCAAAACTATGCTCGACCCTTTAGGCTCTACGAGCCTATCCTTTTGATCCTAAAGACCGCCGACACCCGCGTAGATGATGTCTGCGAGGCTGTCTGGAGACAATTGCTTGGCAGCGCGGGTAAGATCGGTGGAGCAGCTGGCGTTAGTGAAGTTGTCAAGAGTCTGGGACGCAGATACTTCCCTAGTGAAGCAGCTCCTATGG ATATCATGATTCCTGTTGTGTATGCCGAGGCTGCTGGTTACCCAGGATCTCCTGGGTGGGCATCTACCACCTTGCTTGATGCGGGAGTTCCTTTGCGAGACCTTTGGGAGGCAGTTACTGGACTGTATGAAAACtctgatgacgaggaaagagagTTTTATGCCGAACAGATCTCCATACTCGCCCAACGATGGATGTCACAAATGGATGAGATCCCTGCGGCGGAG ATTGAACGTTTTGCTTCTGCTTATATCTTACGGACGAACGGGGCATCAGATGATTCTACTAGAGCAATCAGGGATAAGCTCCTTGCTGCTAAGCAGGCAGCAGTGAAATACTAG